From Drosophila virilis strain 15010-1051.87 chromosome X, Dvir_AGI_RSII-ME, whole genome shotgun sequence, the proteins below share one genomic window:
- the LOC6633561 gene encoding uncharacterized protein: MDQFSHDLTLALEETSLMDRACGVGRWGSRRRTRSTGNLPCAPQPTEDSSSSPTDTMNNAHGHGHGHHPNTNANIDGLDTHTHNDMMLPASDSDDKAEAMLPLRLPGKMLNAAAAVRMGMGALESDSLNETNFSPARFYKPNSRRKRKIKRMSMEFEFSKDCNLAVSPHSFTESPLHPGMLGGCAGNMTGTGTVRKRVLKMDSGNRSNLFFCGKRKRSNRDRYHEHDQEAGVPVGGGGCSGGGGGGGGGSSKLHSSSMPRYTHIEEYHRMRPRSYSSTSKPHSDRLLPLNKGLLSKINRIAQTQTETKEAQKTENTSNMEEESLELEQAEAQPQTAATNPHLDLVETAASAAGLGDFSMETLVPVSDIETLLNTSDKMPLQLSLDCAVADYHAHRQKSHYGSSTKAHRRRRFCQTPQPLQVQSMDCTELYDFLSSSSLSSSSDSEDGHRLHDTDREGDDELTDWPGNEIGPGGKYDPKRKLTKKSLLPQIRSDDTIGEDDTLMSGTEATATMTFADSYGGGVGGGGGISQSPPLPDALQDLTRFQPAASSEPIEICGGGANRGNRSVGFIGVNICLDTETTMNGMPALKQIESEMSGETSNPFLSSSPPMQIQEVREIRAGCRRINGDRPGFSIKLSVNERLARFLQDSRQTQIRLPDIEIYEQDSLLNLATLYSLSMLVENGCTVLTKTRNTTQTSNIDPQHGLQQRPDLLSDFKRRCYGGNGENTNTPVASDAFNTAAAATPAGVAAELLPKK, translated from the exons ATGGATCAGTTCTCGCACGACTTGACCCTCGCCCTGGAGGAGACGTCACTGATGGACAGGGCGTGCGGCGTTGGTAGGTGGGGCTCGCGTCGAAGAACTCGATCAACGGGTAATTTGC CTTGTGCGCCGCAACCAACCGAAGATTCGTCGAGCAGCCCCACAGACACCATGAATAATGCGCACGGACATGGGCACGGCCACCACCCGAATACCAATGCAAACATCGATGGactagatacacacacacacaacgatATGATGCTGCCTGCGAGCGATTCAGATGACAAGGCCGAGGCAATGCTCCCGCTGCGTCTGCCCGGCAAGATGCTCAATGCGGCCGCAGCTGTTCGCATGGGCATGGGCGCCCTCGAGTCGGACTCGTTGAACGAGACCAATTTCAGTCCAGCTCG GTTCTACAAGCCAAACTCGCGTCGgaaacgaaagatcaagcgcATGTCAATGGAGTTTGAATTCAGCAAGGATTGCAATCTGGCTGTGTCGCCACACAGCTTTACGGAGTCGCCATTGCATCCGGGCATGCTAGGCGGCTGTGCCGGCAACATGACCGGCACGGGCACTGTACGAAAACGTGTGCTGAAGATGGACAGCGGCAATCGttcgaatttgtttttttgcggTAAACGTAAACGCTCTAATCGTGATCGCTATCACGAGCATGATCAGGAGGCTGGCGTTCCTGTTGGCGGCGGGGGCTGcagcggtggcggcggtggtggcggtggtggCTCCAGCAAATTGCATTCGTCGAGCATGCCGCGCTACACGCACATCGAGGAGTACCATCGCATGCGGCCCCGCAGCTATTCATCGACATCGAAGCCGCACAGCGATCGTCTGCTGCCGCTCAACAAGGGGCTGCTCTCGAAGATAAATCGCATTGCGCAAACCCAAACGGAAACGAAAGAAGCACAAAAGACTGAGAACACATCGAACATGGAAGAGGAGAGTCTGGAGCTCGAGCAGGCGGAAGCACAGccacaaacagcagcaaccaaTCCTCATTTGGATCTGGTTGAGACTGCAGCCAGCGCCGCTGGCCTTGGTGACTTTAGCATGGAAACGCTTGTGCCTGTCAGCGATATTGAGACGCTGTTAAATACTTCGGATAAGATGCCGCTGCAGCTGTCTTTGGACTGCGCTGTTGCGGACTATCATGCCCATCGCCAGAAATCGCATTATGGCAGCTCCACGAAGGCGCATCGCAGACGCCGCTTTTGCCAAACACCGCAGCCGCTGCAGGTGCAGTCGATGGACTGCACCGAGCTGTATGACTTTCTTAGCTCCAGTTCGCTGAGCTCCTCCTCAGACAGCGAGGATGGCCATAGGCTGCACGATACGGATCGCGAGGGCGACGACGAGCTAACCGATTGGCCCGGCAATGAGATTGGGCCCGGTGGCAAATATGATCCCAAGCGCAAGCTGACCAAGAAATCGCTACTGCCCCAAATACGCTCCGATGATACCATTGGTGAGGATGATACGCTTATGTCCGGCACGGAGGCGACAGCGACAATGACTTTTGCTGACAGCTATGGTGGAGGtgtgggcggcggcggcggcatctCACAGTCCCCTCCGTTACCGGATGCTTTGCAGGATTTGACACGCTTTCAGCCGGCCGCCAGCTCGGAGCCGATTGAAATCTGTGGCGGCGGCGCCAATCGTGGCAATCGCAGTGTTGGCTTCATTGGCGTCAACATCTGCCTTGACACGGAAACCACCATGAACGGCATGCCAGCGCTAAAGCAGATCGAAAGCGAGATGTCCGGCGAGACATCAAATCCATTCCTGTCGTCATCGCCGCCCATGCAGATACAGGAGGTGCGCGAAATACGCGCCGGCTGCCGGCGCATCAATGGCGATCGTCCAGGTTTCAGCATTAAGCTAAGCGTTAACGAGCGCCTGGCACGCTTTCTGCAGGATTCTCGGCAGACCCAAATCCGTTTGCCCGACATTGAGATCTACGAGCAGGATAGCCTGCTCAATCTGGCCACGCTCTACTCCCTCAGCATGCTTGTGGAGAACGGCTGCACGGTGCTAACCAAGACAAG AAATACAACGCAAACTTCAAACATTGATCCGCAGCACGGCCTGCAGCAGCGTCCGGATTTGTTGAGCGATTTCAAGCGGCGCTGCTACGGCGGAAACGGTGAAAACACCAACACTCCGGTCGCCAGTGATGCCTTCaatactgctgctgctgccacgccAGCCGGCGTTGCCGCCGAGCTGCTGCCGAAGAAGTGA
- the Cbp80 gene encoding nuclear cap-binding protein subunit 1: MSRRRAHDTEDESYDHRRNKRRRVSENQEIEDRLESLILRVGERSTSSVESNLEGLVSVLEADLGTFRLKILRILSDCAVRMPEKCTVYTTLVGLLNAKNYKFGGEFVDYMVKTFKESLKLCRWDAARYSLRFLADLVNCHVISATSLLQLLDTIIDVSNEDTVPQVRRDWFVFAVLSTLPWVGRDLYEKKESALESLLLRIEVYLNKRSKKHHNALRVWSSDAPHPQEEYLDCLWAQIRKLRQDNWAEKHIPRPYLVFDAILCEALQHNLPQITPPPHHDAIEYPMPWVVYRMFDYTDCPDGPNLPGAHSIERFLIEEHLHHIIETHHHERKDCAAQLLNFPFKHKIPLEYCIVEVIFAELFHMPTPRYLDICYGSILIELCKLQPGTLPQVLAQATEILFMRIDSMNTSCFDRFVNWFSYHLSNFKFTWSWDEWDSCLLLDAEHPRPKFIQEVLQKCLRLSYHQRITEMMPTTYAKLIPVMPVPNYKYTSEEAANLPGTTVALQLVGAIRQKCTPEEVVNILKEIPSSGYSGEEMSDGSFNALKIDVFVQTLLNLGSKSFSHSFAAISKFHVVFRALAETEEAQICILHNIFELWSSHQQMMVVLIDKLLKLQIVDCSAVATWIFSKEMTGEFTKMYLWEILHLTIKKMNKHVIKLDTELDNAKEKLSKADSSSSDTDEDTPHKRKKPITHADKPSEEVVERMEEKLEAANVNQKRLFLIVFQRFIMILSEHLLRSDTDGRDPDTDWYRWTIGRLQQVFLMHHEQVQKYSSTLETLLFTSDLDSHILEVFQQFVALRA, translated from the exons ATGAGTCGCCGACGTGCACACGATACTGAGGATGAGAGTTATG ACCACAGACGCAACAAGCGCCGCCGCGTCTCAGAGAACCAGGAGATTGAGGATCGTTTGGAGTCCTTGATATTGCGCGTGGGCGAGCGCAGCACCTCGTCGGTAGAGTCGAATCTCGAGGGTCTTGTCTCCGTGCTGGAAGCCGATCTGGGCACATTCCGTTTGAAGATCTTGCGCATTCTGTCCGATTGTGCGGTGCGCATGCCCGAAAAATGTACCGTCTACACGACCCTAGTGGGTCTGCTCAATGCCAAGAACTATAAATTCGGTGGCGAGTTTGTCGATTACATGGTGAAAACGTTTAAGGAGTCGCTGAAACTGTGCCGTTGGGATGCGGCCCGTTACTCGCTACGCTTTCTGGCCGATCTGGTCAACTGTCACGTCATCTCGGCCACAagtctgctgcagctgctggacaCAATAATCGATGTGTCCAACGAGGACACGGTGCCGCAAGTGCGACGCGATTGGTTTGTGTTTGCGGTGCTCTCCACGTTGCCGTGGGTGGGGCGTGATCTGTACGAGAAGAAGGAGTCAGCACTggagtcgctgctgctgcgcattGAGGTGTATTTAAATAAGCGCTCGAAGAAGCATCATAATGCGCTGCGTGTCTGGTCATCGGATGCGCCACATCCGCAGGAGGAGTATCTGGACTGTCTGTGGGCACAGATACGCAAGCTGCGCCAGGACAACTGGGCCGAGAAGCATATACCGCGTCCGTATCTCGTCTTTGACGCCATTCTGTGCGAGGCACTGCAGCACAATCTGCCGCAGATAACTCCGCCGCCACACCATGACGCCATTGAGTATCCCATGCCGTGGGTTGTCTACCGCATGTTCGACTACACCGATTGCCCTGATGGACCGAATCTGCCGGGTGCCCATTCGATCGAGCGTTTTCTCATCGAGGAACATCTGCATCACATTATTGAGACGCATCATCATGAGCGCAAAGATTGTGCTGCACAGCTGCTGAACTTTCCGTTCAAGCACAAGATCCCATTAGAATATTGCATCGTCGAGGTTATCTTTGCGGAGCTCTTTCACATGCCCACGCCTCGCTATCTGGACATTTGCTATGGCTCCATTCTAATCGAGCTGTGTAAACTGCAGCCGGGCACATTGCCCCAGGTGCTCGCCCAGGCAACTGAGATACTGTTCATGCGCATCGATTCCATGAACACGTCGTGCTTCGATCGCTTCGTCAACTGGTTTAGCTATCATTTGAGCAACTTTAAGTTCACCTGGTCCTGGGACGAATGGGACAGCTGTCTGCTGCTCGATGCCGAACATCCGCGTCCCAAATTCATACAGGAGGTGCTCCAGAAGTGCCTACG ACTGTCCTATCATCAGCGCATCACCGAAATGATGCCCACAACGTATGCGAAACTGATCCCGGTCATGCCCGTGCCTAACTACAAGTACACAAGCGAGGAGGCTG CCAATCTGCCCGGCACAACGGTCGCCCTGCAACTGGTCGGCGCCATACGGCAGAAATGCACGCCGGAGGAGGTGGTCAACATATTGAAGGAGATACCCAGCAGCGGTTATAGCGGCGAGGAGATGTCCGATGGCAGTTTCAATGCTTTGAAAATCGATGTATTTGTCCAGACGCTGCTCAATTTGGGCTCGAAATCGTTTTCGCACAGTTTTGCGGCCATATCGAAATTTCATGTGGTATTCCGTGCATTGGCCGAAACGGAGGAGGCACAAATCTGTATATTGCACAACATCTTTGAGCTCTGGTCATCGCACCAGCAGATGATGGTGGTGCTCATCGATAAGCTGCTCAAGCTGCAAATTGTCGACTGCTCGGCGGTGGCCACATGGATATTCTCCAAGGAGATGACTGGCGAATTTACCAAAATGTATCTCTGGGAGATATTGCATCTGACCATCAAGAAGATGAACAAGCACGTCATTAAACTGG ATACCGAGCTGGACAATGCCAAGGAAAAGCTGTCCAAGGCGGATTCATCGTCCAGCGACACAGATGAGGATACGCCGCATAAGCGCAAGAAGCCCATTACGCATGCCGATAAGCCATCCGAGGAG GTCGTTGAGCGCATGGAGGAGAAACTGGAGGCAGCCAATGTCAATCAGAAGCGTCTGTTTCTTATTGTCTTTCAGCGCTTCATTATGATACTATCCGAGCATCTGCTGCGCTCGGACACAGATGGACGCGATCCGGACACAGACTGGTATCGCTGGACCATCGGCCGCCTGCAGCAGGTGTTCCTCATG CATCACGAACAGGTGCAGAAATATAGCAGCACGCTGGAAACGCTGCTCTTCACATCCGATCTGGACTCACACATACTAGAGGTCTTCCAGCAGTTTGTCGCACTGCGCGCCTAA
- the LOC6633563 gene encoding uncharacterized protein isoform X1: MWHIPCLVCLLFLAIQLAPMSAIVGAGRDLVLTPKQSLQSNGKRIYYEEQPTEAVVRSWERTLKHVTYVTLFTDAAVGAAAGNLSSQLHDYHNFLQTPYMPLDVAQTQLGPARFGDIVTLASGRLEQFSANGSYRFVEGSTDAQQTPTAGIQTRALWRVQRIRHRDGGIGHSLPQRFHYELKFSVSPLAASIGWPPQSYIQKESDYPQSFGRQLYEQKREQELAQRRQDRQPQATFMHGIFQPPPPPPPPPLPPLLPPNLNIGEYLKQGIPKGTPKIEQYPGLYNLGLRPNFIPATTFRPGGYPVKFGPRPELPAPPEPYPLPNELGSGGAPANAASVPANPTVTHHFHHHFYMTPNGLVDGVGGGGGGGGNHAELGYRPPTYVAELSTPAPPTRPPYRHSYPEHYYESHRELQLPTNREPASAESLEPGEDEHQDQEQHPQIYAGYEEASKHDTSTLAPLLIYAGAAADAEEEQKSFVQSEPLEETIYRYSEPDPLYVHQHPVDILQLESPHSYETEEPLLRRQQQQPGQLERGTSSEQQEDGAEDEETAEMPSIQTEQRPAGSQKQPKLATTAAPVSSTGTENATTTTTTTEATTTAATTTTSTSMAPPRSAATSRASFVSTSTSITPLRALSRYRTTPRITAGRSTTTTTTTTTTEQPAIAKWKQRRKENATGMDSRAKSSHRHESKVAFVPTTAAAATTTTTAATTTTTAPTTTTSSSAVNSSALPAGEIIEVLTQKSVSKSVSIKVGENGEEIPIIVDDDENEVKHS, translated from the exons ATGTGGCATATACCTTGCCTGGTGTGCCTACTATTCTTGGCAATC cagctggcgccgATGTCGGCCATTGTGGGCGCTGGACGGGATCTGGTGTTGACGCCCAAGCAGTCGCTGCAATCGAACGGCAAACGGATCTACTACGAGGAGCAACCAACGGAGGCTGTGGTGCGCAGCTGGGAGCGCACCTTGAAGCATGTGACCTATGTGACACTGTTCACGGACGCCGCCGTCGGCGCCGCCGCTGGCAATCTCAG cagccagcTGCATGACTATCACAACTTTCTGCAGACGCCGTACATGCCGCTGGACGTTGCCCAGACGCAGCTGGGCCCGGCCCGGTTTGGGGACATTGTGACGCTGGCCAGCGGTCGGCTGGAGCAGTTCTCGGCCAATGGCAGCTATCGGTTTGTCGAGGGCAGCACGGATGCCCAACAGACGCCAACGGCGGGCATCCAGACACGCGCCCTGTGGCGGGTGCAGCGCATCCGGCATCGGGATGGCGGCATTGGCCACAGTTTGCCCCAACGCTTCCATTACGAGCTGAAGTTCAGCGTATCGCCGCTGGCGGCAAGCATTGGCTGGCCGCCGCAGAGCTACATCCAGAAGGAGTCCGACTATCCGCAAAGCTTTGGCCGACAGCTCTACGAGCAGAAGCGTGAACAGGAGCTCGCCCAGCGGCGACAGGATCGGCAACCGCAGGCAACATTTATGCATGGCATCTTTcagccaccgccgccgccgcccccaCCGCCGTTGCCACCTTTGCTGCCGCCCAATCTCAACATTGGTGAGTATCTAAAGCAGGGCATACCCAAGGGTACGCCCAAGATTGAACAGTATCCGGGCCTATATAATCTGGGCTTGCGTCCCAACTTCATACCGGCGACAACATTTCGACCCGGCGGCTATCCGGTCAAGTTTGGTCCACGTCCGGAGCTGCCCGCTCCCCCGGAGCCTTACCCCTTGCCCAACGAACTGGGCAGCGGCGGCGCTCCCGCAAATGCCGCTTCCGTGCCAGCTAATCCGACAGTCACCCATCATTTCCATCATCACTTCTACATGACGCCCAATGGCCTGGTTGAtggcgtcggcggcggcggcggcggcggcggcaaccaTGCTGAGCTGGGCTATCGTCCACCCACTTATGTGGCGGAACTGTCCACCCCAGCGCCACCCACAAGGCCGCCCTATCGACATAGTTATCCAGAACATTATTATGAATCGCATCGTGAGCTGCAATTGCCGACAAACCGCGAACCAGCATCTGCGGAGTCCCTGGAGCCCGGCGAGGATGAGCATCAGGATCAGGAACAGCATCCACAAATCTATGCAG GTTATGAGGAGGCATCCAAACATGACACGTCCACGCTGGCACCGCTGTTGATCTATGCCGGCGCCGCGGCAGATGCTGAGGAGGAGCAAAAGTCATTTGTGCAAAGCGAGCCGTTGGAGGAGACCATCTACCGCTACTCCGAGCCGGATCCACTTTATGTGCATCAGCATCCGGTCGATATACTACAGCTGGAGTCGCCGCACAGCTATGAAACCGAAGAGCCATTgctgcggcggcagcagcaacagccaggGCAATTGGAGCGCGGCACTTCAAGCGAGCAGCAGGAGGACGGGGCGGAGGACGAGGAAACGGCAGAGATGCCCAGCATACAGACCGAACAGCGACCCGCTGGCAGTCAAAAACAACCCAAACTGGCCACCACAGCAGCACCAGTGTCCAGCACAGGCACAGaaaacgcaacaacaacaacaacaacaacagaagcaacaacaacagcagcaacaacaacaacaagcacttCAATGGCACCACCGAGATCAGCGGCCACAAGCCGAGCTAGCTTTGTGTCCACCTCGACCAGCATAACGCCGCTGCGCGCTTTAAGTCGTTATCGGACAACGCCGCGCATCACCGCAGGCAGatcgacgacaacaacaacaacaacaacaaccacggAGCAGCCGGCAATAGCCAAGTGGAAGCAGCGCCGCAAGGAGAATGCCACCGGCATGGACAGCCGGGCCAAGAGCAGTCATCGCCACGAGTCTAAGGTGGCATTTGTgcccacaacagcagcagctgcaacaacaacgacaacagctgcaacaacaacaacaacagcccctacaacaacaacatcttcGTCTGCAGTCAACAGCTCGGCATTGCCGGCAGGTGAAATCATCGAGGTGCTCACCCAGAAATCGGTTAGCAAGTCCGTCAGCATCAAGGTGGGCGAGAATGGCGAGGAAATACCCATCATTGTGGACGATGATGAGAACGAGGTGAAGCACAGCTAA
- the LOC6633563 gene encoding uncharacterized protein isoform X2 → MWHIPCLVCLLFLAIQLAPMSAIVGAGRDLVLTPKQSLQSNGKRIYYEEQPTEAVVRSWERTLKHVTYVTLFTDAAVGAAAGNLSQLHDYHNFLQTPYMPLDVAQTQLGPARFGDIVTLASGRLEQFSANGSYRFVEGSTDAQQTPTAGIQTRALWRVQRIRHRDGGIGHSLPQRFHYELKFSVSPLAASIGWPPQSYIQKESDYPQSFGRQLYEQKREQELAQRRQDRQPQATFMHGIFQPPPPPPPPPLPPLLPPNLNIGEYLKQGIPKGTPKIEQYPGLYNLGLRPNFIPATTFRPGGYPVKFGPRPELPAPPEPYPLPNELGSGGAPANAASVPANPTVTHHFHHHFYMTPNGLVDGVGGGGGGGGNHAELGYRPPTYVAELSTPAPPTRPPYRHSYPEHYYESHRELQLPTNREPASAESLEPGEDEHQDQEQHPQIYAGYEEASKHDTSTLAPLLIYAGAAADAEEEQKSFVQSEPLEETIYRYSEPDPLYVHQHPVDILQLESPHSYETEEPLLRRQQQQPGQLERGTSSEQQEDGAEDEETAEMPSIQTEQRPAGSQKQPKLATTAAPVSSTGTENATTTTTTTEATTTAATTTTSTSMAPPRSAATSRASFVSTSTSITPLRALSRYRTTPRITAGRSTTTTTTTTTTEQPAIAKWKQRRKENATGMDSRAKSSHRHESKVAFVPTTAAAATTTTTAATTTTTAPTTTTSSSAVNSSALPAGEIIEVLTQKSVSKSVSIKVGENGEEIPIIVDDDENEVKHS, encoded by the exons ATGTGGCATATACCTTGCCTGGTGTGCCTACTATTCTTGGCAATC cagctggcgccgATGTCGGCCATTGTGGGCGCTGGACGGGATCTGGTGTTGACGCCCAAGCAGTCGCTGCAATCGAACGGCAAACGGATCTACTACGAGGAGCAACCAACGGAGGCTGTGGTGCGCAGCTGGGAGCGCACCTTGAAGCATGTGACCTATGTGACACTGTTCACGGACGCCGCCGTCGGCGCCGCCGCTGGCAATCTCAG ccagcTGCATGACTATCACAACTTTCTGCAGACGCCGTACATGCCGCTGGACGTTGCCCAGACGCAGCTGGGCCCGGCCCGGTTTGGGGACATTGTGACGCTGGCCAGCGGTCGGCTGGAGCAGTTCTCGGCCAATGGCAGCTATCGGTTTGTCGAGGGCAGCACGGATGCCCAACAGACGCCAACGGCGGGCATCCAGACACGCGCCCTGTGGCGGGTGCAGCGCATCCGGCATCGGGATGGCGGCATTGGCCACAGTTTGCCCCAACGCTTCCATTACGAGCTGAAGTTCAGCGTATCGCCGCTGGCGGCAAGCATTGGCTGGCCGCCGCAGAGCTACATCCAGAAGGAGTCCGACTATCCGCAAAGCTTTGGCCGACAGCTCTACGAGCAGAAGCGTGAACAGGAGCTCGCCCAGCGGCGACAGGATCGGCAACCGCAGGCAACATTTATGCATGGCATCTTTcagccaccgccgccgccgcccccaCCGCCGTTGCCACCTTTGCTGCCGCCCAATCTCAACATTGGTGAGTATCTAAAGCAGGGCATACCCAAGGGTACGCCCAAGATTGAACAGTATCCGGGCCTATATAATCTGGGCTTGCGTCCCAACTTCATACCGGCGACAACATTTCGACCCGGCGGCTATCCGGTCAAGTTTGGTCCACGTCCGGAGCTGCCCGCTCCCCCGGAGCCTTACCCCTTGCCCAACGAACTGGGCAGCGGCGGCGCTCCCGCAAATGCCGCTTCCGTGCCAGCTAATCCGACAGTCACCCATCATTTCCATCATCACTTCTACATGACGCCCAATGGCCTGGTTGAtggcgtcggcggcggcggcggcggcggcggcaaccaTGCTGAGCTGGGCTATCGTCCACCCACTTATGTGGCGGAACTGTCCACCCCAGCGCCACCCACAAGGCCGCCCTATCGACATAGTTATCCAGAACATTATTATGAATCGCATCGTGAGCTGCAATTGCCGACAAACCGCGAACCAGCATCTGCGGAGTCCCTGGAGCCCGGCGAGGATGAGCATCAGGATCAGGAACAGCATCCACAAATCTATGCAG GTTATGAGGAGGCATCCAAACATGACACGTCCACGCTGGCACCGCTGTTGATCTATGCCGGCGCCGCGGCAGATGCTGAGGAGGAGCAAAAGTCATTTGTGCAAAGCGAGCCGTTGGAGGAGACCATCTACCGCTACTCCGAGCCGGATCCACTTTATGTGCATCAGCATCCGGTCGATATACTACAGCTGGAGTCGCCGCACAGCTATGAAACCGAAGAGCCATTgctgcggcggcagcagcaacagccaggGCAATTGGAGCGCGGCACTTCAAGCGAGCAGCAGGAGGACGGGGCGGAGGACGAGGAAACGGCAGAGATGCCCAGCATACAGACCGAACAGCGACCCGCTGGCAGTCAAAAACAACCCAAACTGGCCACCACAGCAGCACCAGTGTCCAGCACAGGCACAGaaaacgcaacaacaacaacaacaacaacagaagcaacaacaacagcagcaacaacaacaacaagcacttCAATGGCACCACCGAGATCAGCGGCCACAAGCCGAGCTAGCTTTGTGTCCACCTCGACCAGCATAACGCCGCTGCGCGCTTTAAGTCGTTATCGGACAACGCCGCGCATCACCGCAGGCAGatcgacgacaacaacaacaacaacaacaaccacggAGCAGCCGGCAATAGCCAAGTGGAAGCAGCGCCGCAAGGAGAATGCCACCGGCATGGACAGCCGGGCCAAGAGCAGTCATCGCCACGAGTCTAAGGTGGCATTTGTgcccacaacagcagcagctgcaacaacaacgacaacagctgcaacaacaacaacaacagcccctacaacaacaacatcttcGTCTGCAGTCAACAGCTCGGCATTGCCGGCAGGTGAAATCATCGAGGTGCTCACCCAGAAATCGGTTAGCAAGTCCGTCAGCATCAAGGTGGGCGAGAATGGCGAGGAAATACCCATCATTGTGGACGATGATGAGAACGAGGTGAAGCACAGCTAA